One Amorphoplanes digitatis genomic window carries:
- a CDS encoding GNAT family N-acetyltransferase — MTIEFVPRFTVDDRQLSALHARAFGGDSGEVRPWSQRLERHALTWIGAFEDGRLIGFVQVCWDGGGHAFLLDTAVDPERQQHGIGAALVEAAAEEARAAGCEWLHVDFEPRLEYFYLDKCHFRTTHAGLMRLK, encoded by the coding sequence GTGACGATCGAGTTCGTGCCCCGGTTCACGGTCGACGACCGTCAGCTCAGTGCCTTGCACGCGCGGGCGTTCGGCGGCGACTCCGGCGAGGTTCGGCCCTGGTCACAGCGGCTGGAGCGGCACGCGCTCACCTGGATCGGCGCCTTCGAGGACGGCCGGCTCATCGGGTTCGTCCAGGTCTGCTGGGACGGCGGCGGCCACGCTTTCCTCCTCGACACCGCCGTCGATCCCGAACGACAGCAGCACGGCATAGGTGCCGCGCTGGTCGAGGCCGCGGCCGAGGAGGCCCGCGCCGCCGGATGTGAATGGCTGCACGTCGACTTCGAACCTCGCCTTGAGTACTTCTATCTCGACAAATGCCACTTTCGAACCACGCATGCCGGATTGATGCGACTTAAGTAG
- a CDS encoding L,D-transpeptidase → MIQRRNVIIGALGIAAAAAAAGAAGCSSSRRASGAGGWVEPVAETELAAAVRLSVTPESGATGVSPVKPVVVAAEGGTLQSVTVTAGKTTISGAMQADGTWKATDELAYGKTYNVVATATDSKGTSSEHTSTFTTVKPENLARVTFQANAMSSLKTGNKYGAGQPVIIAFNRAVNKAAAEKAIEIETTPKVEGKFFWKDSKTVHWRPAKYWTGGTKIKVNVKAFGVKLGKTTYGAKNSSTHFEIGRQLIAVCDYKTRMTKVYINGKLVRTMKSSLGKGGGTTGSNGEQISYWTTGGPHVVLSKERVHSMSSESYGVTDPKDPNYYAPEDIEYCTRISYSGEFLHAAPWNRSLGRANLSHGCINLSVADAKWVYENFVVGDIVDVKRSPRPVQIWNGLGDWSVPYRKYGN, encoded by the coding sequence ATGATTCAGCGACGTAACGTCATCATCGGCGCACTGGGCATCGCCGCGGCCGCCGCGGCCGCCGGCGCCGCCGGCTGCTCCTCCTCACGCCGCGCGTCCGGCGCCGGCGGCTGGGTCGAGCCGGTCGCCGAGACCGAGCTGGCCGCCGCGGTCAGGCTGAGCGTGACGCCGGAGAGCGGCGCCACTGGGGTGTCACCGGTGAAGCCGGTCGTCGTCGCCGCCGAGGGCGGCACGCTCCAGTCGGTCACCGTCACCGCCGGCAAGACGACGATCAGCGGCGCCATGCAGGCCGACGGGACCTGGAAGGCGACCGACGAACTCGCCTACGGCAAGACCTACAACGTGGTCGCGACGGCCACCGACAGCAAGGGCACCTCGAGCGAGCACACCTCCACCTTCACCACGGTGAAGCCGGAGAACCTCGCACGGGTCACCTTCCAGGCCAACGCGATGAGCTCCCTCAAGACCGGCAACAAGTACGGCGCCGGGCAGCCGGTGATCATCGCGTTCAACCGCGCTGTCAACAAGGCCGCGGCCGAGAAGGCCATCGAGATCGAGACCACGCCCAAGGTCGAGGGCAAGTTCTTCTGGAAGGACAGCAAGACCGTGCACTGGCGCCCGGCCAAGTACTGGACCGGCGGCACGAAGATCAAGGTCAACGTCAAGGCGTTCGGCGTCAAGCTCGGCAAGACGACATATGGTGCGAAGAACTCGTCGACCCACTTCGAGATCGGGCGCCAGCTGATCGCGGTCTGCGACTACAAGACGCGCATGACCAAGGTCTACATCAACGGCAAGCTCGTCCGCACCATGAAGAGCAGCCTCGGCAAGGGCGGCGGCACCACGGGCTCCAACGGCGAGCAGATCAGCTACTGGACCACGGGCGGCCCCCACGTCGTGCTCTCCAAGGAGCGGGTGCACAGCATGAGCTCGGAGAGCTACGGCGTCACCGACCCGAAGGACCCGAACTACTACGCCCCCGAGGACATCGAGTACTGCACCCGCATCAGCTACTCGGGCGAGTTCCTGCACGCCGCGCCGTGGAACCGCTCGCTGGGCCGCGCGAACCTGTCGCACGGCTGCATCAACCTCAGCGTGGCCGACGCCAAGTGGGTCTACGAGAACTTCGTGGTCGGCGACATCGTCGACGTCAAGCGCAGCCCCCGCCCGGTCCAGATCTGGAACGGCCTCGGCGACTGGTCGGTGCCCTACCGCAAGTACGGCAACTGA
- a CDS encoding cellulose binding domain-containing protein, with the protein MTAFRAPLTVLAAAALTVAAGGLGIAAARAAAPACGVTYTITSQWAGGFGADVTVTNLGDPVTGWTLGWALAPGQGVTQAWNAAVTVSGTAVTATNASYNGSVATGASVSFGFNGTWSGANPVPSSFTFNGTACAGGTAPSPTPCTGPSTPPATAAPAVKVWMAGDSTMMNASTCPIGWGSQLAAYFTAGVTVQNSAVGGRSIQTWLYEGNVTGTKNAAGECTLSSTAYSSRWTAMLDGFRSGDYLIVQFGINDGDTACPRHVGTARFKELLGVMASTAKARGVRPVLVTPVAAITCSGGTAVGNRGFVTETKDAATANGVPVIDLHARSVALYNSLKLCPNNGDYTTGAVGAFFCNDHTHFEAAGARQIAGVITAALREQNIPLASYLK; encoded by the coding sequence ATGACGGCGTTCCGCGCGCCGCTCACGGTCCTCGCGGCCGCCGCGCTGACCGTCGCGGCCGGCGGCCTCGGCATCGCCGCCGCGCGCGCCGCCGCACCGGCGTGCGGCGTCACCTACACGATCACCAGCCAGTGGGCCGGCGGCTTCGGCGCCGACGTCACCGTCACCAACCTCGGCGACCCGGTGACCGGCTGGACCCTCGGCTGGGCGCTCGCGCCCGGGCAGGGCGTCACGCAGGCATGGAACGCCGCCGTCACCGTCTCCGGCACCGCGGTCACCGCCACCAACGCGAGCTACAACGGCTCGGTGGCCACCGGGGCGTCGGTGAGCTTCGGCTTCAACGGCACGTGGAGCGGCGCCAACCCGGTGCCGTCGTCGTTCACCTTCAACGGCACCGCCTGCGCCGGCGGCACGGCGCCGTCACCGACGCCGTGCACCGGCCCGAGCACCCCGCCGGCCACCGCGGCTCCGGCCGTCAAGGTCTGGATGGCCGGCGACTCCACGATGATGAACGCGAGCACGTGCCCGATCGGCTGGGGCAGCCAGCTCGCCGCGTACTTCACCGCCGGCGTCACCGTGCAGAACAGCGCCGTCGGCGGCCGCAGCATCCAGACCTGGCTGTACGAGGGCAACGTCACCGGCACGAAGAACGCGGCCGGCGAGTGCACGCTCAGCTCGACCGCCTACAGCTCGCGGTGGACGGCGATGCTCGACGGCTTCCGGTCCGGCGACTACCTGATCGTTCAGTTCGGCATCAACGACGGCGACACGGCCTGCCCCCGGCACGTCGGAACGGCGCGCTTCAAGGAGCTGCTCGGCGTGATGGCGTCGACGGCGAAGGCCCGCGGCGTGCGACCGGTCCTCGTCACGCCGGTCGCCGCGATCACGTGCAGCGGTGGCACGGCCGTCGGCAACCGCGGCTTCGTCACCGAGACGAAGGACGCCGCCACCGCCAACGGCGTGCCGGTGATCGACCTGCACGCCAGGAGCGTGGCGCTGTACAACTCGCTCAAGCTGTGCCCGAACAACGGCGACTACACGACCGGCGCGGTCGGCGCGTTCTTCTGCAACGACCACACCCATTTCGAGGCCGCCGGCGCGAGGCAGATCGCCGGTGTGATCACCGCCGCACTGCGCGAGCAGAACATTCCGCTCGCCTCGTACCTGAAGTAA
- a CDS encoding SGNH/GDSL hydrolase family protein produces the protein MRRRLVVLALAVLLTFTGWMLAPTRPARAAAGDGTPGDTNISFVGRWNRTNTAAFVPYWAGAYLRVGFTGRTVKLRQRNTVDLWASVDGGAFTAFRGSGTVNLTPTALAAGNHTLIVSYRQVAGSYTGDAVFQGLTLDAGAATFKAPARTRLIEFIGDSITAGTTSSQLAVTGYGFKVGERLGYDHTQIAIGGMCLSETTDGCWAHETRYWMSSGGQAGTDAWDFSRYTPAAVVINLGTNDKSHGVSGANFQAKYLAFLTRIRAKFPNAKLFALRTFIGRYAAETQAAVQARNAAGDAGVFYVDTTGWLPADGLSDSVHPNDKGHQAVTDRLAPIITARLGQLR, from the coding sequence ATGCGACGTCGGCTCGTGGTGCTCGCCCTGGCGGTGCTCCTGACCTTCACCGGGTGGATGCTCGCCCCGACGCGGCCGGCCCGGGCCGCGGCCGGTGACGGCACGCCGGGCGACACCAACATCAGCTTCGTCGGGCGCTGGAACCGGACCAACACCGCGGCGTTCGTGCCCTACTGGGCCGGCGCCTACTTGCGGGTCGGCTTCACCGGCCGGACGGTGAAGCTCCGGCAGCGCAACACCGTCGACCTGTGGGCCAGCGTCGACGGCGGGGCGTTCACCGCGTTCCGCGGCTCCGGCACGGTCAACCTGACGCCGACGGCGCTGGCTGCGGGCAACCACACGCTGATCGTGAGCTACCGGCAGGTGGCCGGCTCCTACACCGGCGACGCGGTCTTCCAGGGCCTGACCCTCGACGCGGGCGCCGCCACGTTCAAGGCGCCGGCCCGGACCAGGCTCATCGAGTTCATCGGCGACTCGATCACGGCGGGCACGACGAGCAGCCAGTTGGCGGTGACCGGGTACGGCTTCAAGGTCGGCGAGCGGCTCGGATACGACCACACCCAGATCGCGATCGGCGGCATGTGCCTGTCCGAGACCACGGACGGGTGCTGGGCGCACGAGACCCGCTACTGGATGTCCAGCGGCGGGCAGGCCGGCACCGACGCGTGGGACTTCTCCCGCTACACCCCCGCCGCCGTGGTGATCAACCTCGGCACCAACGACAAGAGCCACGGCGTGAGCGGCGCGAACTTCCAGGCGAAGTACCTCGCCTTCCTCACCCGGATCCGGGCGAAGTTCCCGAACGCCAAGCTCTTCGCCCTGCGTACGTTCATCGGCCGGTACGCGGCGGAGACACAGGCGGCGGTGCAGGCGCGCAACGCCGCGGGCGATGCCGGGGTGTTCTACGTCGACACCACGGGCTGGCTGCCGGCGGACGGCCTCAGCGATTCGGTGCACCCCAACGACAAGGGCCACCAGGCCGTCACCGACCGGCTCGCACCCATCATCACCGCGCGGCTGGGGCAGCTCCGATGA
- the sigJ gene encoding RNA polymerase sigma factor SigJ — protein MSGAIVKERRQLINLAYRMLGSLAEAEDAVQETYARWYAMSPERRDAVESPAAWLTRVAGRICLDQLGSARVRRERYVGEWIPEPLPEPDDGTTADPADRITLDESVHMAFLVVLESMTPAERVAFILHDVFRYPFAEVADIVGRTPAACRQLASSARRRMAASRAPVAPAPRQAGLVRDFKRAWEAKDIPALIGLLDPDAVAVTDGGGRAPALLEPVVGAERIAQTWVALAGMVDEFTVTERSVNGRPGLVVEIGGAVVTVFSFEIVDDRIKHIWAVRNPDKLRPWTGA, from the coding sequence ATGAGCGGCGCGATCGTGAAGGAACGGCGGCAGCTGATCAATCTCGCGTACCGGATGCTCGGCTCGCTGGCCGAGGCCGAGGACGCGGTGCAGGAGACCTACGCCCGCTGGTACGCCATGTCACCGGAGCGGCGGGACGCCGTCGAGTCGCCGGCCGCCTGGCTGACCCGGGTCGCCGGCCGGATCTGCCTCGACCAGCTCGGCTCGGCCCGGGTGCGGCGGGAGCGTTACGTCGGCGAGTGGATCCCCGAGCCGCTGCCGGAGCCGGACGACGGGACAACCGCCGACCCGGCCGATCGGATCACCCTGGACGAGTCGGTGCACATGGCGTTCCTGGTGGTGCTGGAGTCGATGACCCCGGCCGAGCGGGTGGCGTTCATCCTGCACGACGTGTTCCGCTACCCGTTCGCGGAGGTCGCCGACATCGTCGGGCGTACGCCGGCCGCGTGCCGGCAGCTCGCCTCCTCGGCCCGGCGGCGGATGGCGGCCTCGCGGGCACCGGTGGCGCCGGCGCCGCGGCAGGCCGGGCTCGTGCGGGACTTCAAGCGGGCCTGGGAGGCCAAGGACATTCCCGCGCTGATCGGGCTGCTCGACCCGGACGCCGTCGCGGTGACCGACGGCGGCGGGCGCGCGCCGGCGCTGCTCGAGCCGGTGGTCGGCGCCGAGCGGATCGCGCAGACCTGGGTCGCGCTGGCCGGGATGGTGGACGAGTTCACGGTCACCGAGCGGTCGGTGAACGGCCGGCCGGGCCTGGTCGTCGAGATCGGCGGGGCCGTGGTGACGGTGTTCTCGTTCGAGATCGTGGACGACCGGATCAAGCACATCTGGGCGGTGCGCAACCCGGACAAGCTGCGGCCCTGGACCGGCGCGTAA
- a CDS encoding NADPH-dependent FMN reductase: MIRIGIVLGSTRPNRRGDQVARWVLEQAGARTDAEFDLIDLRDYPLPHLDEPAPALYSSGYAHEHTRAWSERIASYDGYVLVTPEYNHAVPSVLKNALDYLYHEWAGKAVGLVSYGVDGGARAAVQLRVVAGVLQMADVAYQVTLSLFTEWENMTVFAPTARAVSTLHGTLDQVVTWSAALAPLRKPAVMS, translated from the coding sequence ATGATCCGGATCGGCATCGTCCTCGGCAGCACCCGCCCCAACCGCCGCGGCGACCAGGTCGCCCGCTGGGTCCTGGAGCAGGCCGGCGCGCGCACCGACGCCGAGTTCGACCTGATCGACCTGCGCGACTACCCGCTGCCCCACCTCGACGAGCCGGCGCCCGCCCTCTACTCCAGCGGGTACGCGCACGAGCACACCCGCGCCTGGTCCGAGCGGATCGCGAGCTACGACGGATACGTCCTGGTCACCCCCGAGTACAACCACGCGGTCCCGTCGGTGCTCAAGAACGCCCTGGACTACCTGTACCACGAGTGGGCCGGCAAGGCGGTCGGCCTTGTCTCGTACGGCGTGGACGGCGGCGCCCGCGCCGCCGTCCAGCTGCGCGTGGTGGCCGGCGTCCTCCAGATGGCCGACGTGGCCTACCAGGTCACGCTCTCGCTGTTCACCGAGTGGGAGAACATGACCGTCTTCGCACCCACCGCCCGGGCCGTCAGCACGCTCCACGGCACCCTCGACCAGGTGGTCACCTGGAGCGCCGCCCTGGCCCCGCTCCGGAAACCGGCCGTCATGTCGTGA
- a CDS encoding tetratricopeptide repeat protein, with translation MVNQLHGPNFGAFVVGDGNTVTVSGAGARLVPLPPVSRPLRDAGPADYLDPRHEIVPFVDSGDRARVRDWLAGRPVRAAFLLSGPAGSGKTRLALRLCRDAAALGWRVRVAPHPADPAPEDAGPQDRDPVGTLVFADYADRWPLSELQRLMSAAAGRPGRVRLLLVSRSRGFGAMIMHPLRKLGYTPDTLPITDPVSSPERAVAMYRAARDAYADMLGAEPGGGVPGVVEHMAHTLSVHTKALLDVLEAAPRGASWPELSVAMIDREIHHWQRIIDDPLPGPHTRLRTVFRCTLVATLLRGAGPPDARAALELLGFERPDELIAEHALLYPPPRRDLTLWPLLPDRLGEDLIARALTGAPDEDYHPLGGTECDRLVETLLGWQAEDDGRPIDFPNARLRGVLAVLAGAAERWPHVRALLVDALGRRPRLAVVAGSAVTAGLTGLLPFPDQCRVLHEMAQFAPHGVNLDLHDAMVSLGRQVCQDARFGGLPVEQRVHILVAVGLNHGEMGRPLEAGRYTSEAAHLLLEHCVTVTGNEVIVAPEIDKELVSNAFSTHSYQETALRRAEWAMLFGWLAVTVLRQHLDEGADETTLPVVNAWTAYTLALAEGGEFEQARKTARWLLSFQARNLSAEADETERFEISVTMNNLAMWLRLDGEHEEGLDLIRRVVAVRRSLVGEFPTIYLPQLTEALHNLAVALDQDGHPDEAAGVAEEAVSLRRLICELLPGSYEEALCTSLSTLAYINLRCERWADAAAVFEEYLRCAIPDGEPHADQVLAVRGQLHLHASLLHGAGRDDEARAVLARTASGNGPATDLRNLRAWAALVLVWMDLKAGDPPAACATIGRYRTVLDDCDAAFCTPALILEVAGGLLPARPGFGIATPIARALVHATAVPEHDGPPLAGAVPVLLGLWIASGQSLDDEQLATAVATVGEALPFLRDAAGSAPETAAQVAGLCAVVACHAVNAGSAAVAADLARTAVRAAERSRDDRVLLAALQAETLVLNAGARRSDLDAAVRSAHRAHRLARRRDKAERTPGSRLQLALAQDLAARTRHLADARVTT, from the coding sequence GTGGTGAACCAGCTGCACGGGCCGAACTTCGGTGCGTTCGTGGTCGGCGACGGCAACACCGTGACGGTGTCGGGCGCCGGTGCCCGGCTCGTCCCGCTCCCGCCCGTGTCCCGGCCGTTGCGGGACGCCGGGCCGGCCGACTACCTCGACCCGCGGCACGAGATCGTGCCGTTCGTCGACTCCGGCGACCGCGCCCGGGTCCGTGACTGGCTCGCCGGCCGCCCGGTGCGTGCCGCGTTCCTGCTGTCCGGCCCCGCGGGCTCCGGCAAGACCCGGCTCGCGCTGCGGCTGTGCCGGGACGCGGCGGCGCTCGGGTGGCGGGTCCGCGTCGCGCCGCACCCCGCGGACCCCGCACCCGAGGACGCCGGGCCGCAGGACAGGGACCCGGTCGGCACGCTGGTGTTCGCGGACTACGCCGACCGGTGGCCGCTGAGCGAACTACAGCGCCTGATGAGCGCGGCCGCGGGGCGGCCCGGCCGGGTACGGCTGCTGCTGGTGTCCCGGTCGCGGGGCTTCGGCGCGATGATCATGCACCCGCTCCGGAAGCTCGGCTACACACCGGACACGCTGCCGATCACCGACCCGGTGTCGTCGCCGGAGCGGGCGGTCGCGATGTACCGGGCCGCGCGCGACGCGTACGCGGACATGCTGGGCGCCGAGCCCGGCGGCGGCGTACCCGGGGTCGTCGAGCACATGGCGCACACCCTGAGCGTGCACACCAAGGCGCTGCTCGACGTCCTCGAGGCGGCGCCCCGCGGCGCCAGCTGGCCCGAGCTGTCCGTCGCCATGATCGATCGGGAGATCCACCACTGGCAGCGGATCATCGACGATCCGCTGCCCGGCCCGCACACGCGGCTGCGGACCGTCTTCCGGTGCACGCTGGTCGCCACCCTCCTGCGCGGCGCCGGCCCGCCGGACGCCCGGGCCGCCCTGGAGTTGCTCGGCTTCGAGCGGCCCGACGAACTGATCGCCGAACACGCGCTGCTCTATCCGCCGCCGCGGCGGGACCTCACGCTGTGGCCGCTGCTGCCGGACCGCCTCGGCGAGGACCTGATCGCCAGGGCACTCACCGGCGCACCGGACGAGGACTACCACCCCCTGGGCGGCACGGAGTGCGACCGCCTGGTCGAGACGCTGCTGGGCTGGCAGGCCGAGGACGACGGCCGGCCGATCGACTTCCCGAACGCCCGGCTGCGCGGCGTGCTCGCGGTCCTCGCCGGCGCCGCCGAACGGTGGCCACACGTGCGGGCCCTGCTGGTCGACGCCCTCGGCCGCCGCCCGCGCCTCGCCGTGGTCGCGGGCAGCGCCGTCACCGCGGGCCTGACCGGGCTCCTGCCGTTTCCGGACCAGTGCCGCGTGCTCCACGAGATGGCCCAGTTCGCCCCGCACGGCGTGAACCTCGACCTGCACGACGCGATGGTCTCGCTCGGCCGGCAGGTGTGTCAGGACGCCCGGTTCGGCGGCCTGCCGGTCGAGCAGCGGGTGCACATCCTCGTGGCCGTCGGCCTGAACCACGGTGAGATGGGCCGCCCGCTGGAGGCCGGCCGATACACCAGCGAGGCCGCCCATCTCCTGCTCGAGCACTGCGTCACCGTCACCGGCAACGAGGTCATCGTCGCTCCGGAGATCGACAAGGAGTTGGTGAGCAATGCCTTCAGCACGCACTCCTACCAGGAGACCGCCCTGCGGCGCGCCGAATGGGCGATGCTGTTCGGCTGGCTGGCGGTCACCGTCCTGCGACAGCACCTCGACGAGGGAGCCGACGAGACGACGCTGCCGGTCGTCAACGCGTGGACCGCCTACACGCTGGCCCTGGCCGAGGGCGGAGAGTTCGAGCAGGCGCGGAAGACCGCCCGATGGCTGCTCTCCTTCCAGGCGCGGAACCTGAGCGCCGAGGCGGACGAGACCGAGCGGTTCGAAATCAGCGTCACCATGAACAACCTCGCCATGTGGCTGCGCCTGGACGGCGAGCACGAGGAGGGGCTCGACCTGATTCGCCGGGTGGTCGCGGTCCGCCGGTCCCTCGTCGGCGAGTTTCCGACCATCTACCTGCCGCAGCTGACCGAGGCGCTGCACAACCTCGCCGTGGCGCTCGACCAGGACGGCCATCCCGACGAGGCGGCCGGGGTGGCCGAGGAGGCGGTGTCGCTGCGCCGTCTGATCTGCGAACTGCTGCCCGGCTCCTACGAGGAGGCGCTGTGCACGTCTCTCTCGACGCTCGCCTACATCAATCTCCGGTGTGAACGGTGGGCCGACGCGGCCGCCGTGTTCGAGGAGTACCTCCGCTGCGCGATCCCCGACGGCGAACCGCACGCCGATCAGGTCCTGGCCGTACGGGGTCAGCTCCACCTTCACGCCTCCCTTCTGCACGGCGCCGGCCGGGATGACGAGGCCCGCGCGGTGCTGGCACGTACCGCGTCCGGCAACGGACCGGCCACGGACCTGCGGAACCTTCGCGCCTGGGCCGCCCTCGTGCTCGTCTGGATGGACCTGAAGGCCGGTGACCCTCCCGCGGCCTGCGCCACCATCGGCCGGTACCGCACCGTGCTCGACGACTGCGACGCCGCCTTCTGCACCCCGGCCCTGATCCTGGAGGTGGCGGGCGGCCTGCTGCCGGCCCGGCCGGGATTCGGGATCGCCACGCCGATCGCCCGGGCACTCGTGCACGCCACGGCCGTGCCGGAGCACGACGGGCCGCCGCTCGCCGGCGCGGTGCCGGTCCTGCTCGGCCTCTGGATCGCCAGTGGGCAGAGCCTCGACGATGAGCAACTCGCCACCGCCGTCGCCACGGTGGGCGAGGCGCTGCCGTTCCTGCGTGACGCCGCCGGCTCCGCCCCGGAGACGGCCGCCCAGGTCGCCGGCCTCTGCGCCGTCGTGGCCTGCCACGCCGTCAACGCCGGATCGGCGGCGGTCGCGGCCGACCTGGCCCGGACGGCCGTGCGAGCCGCCGAACGGTCCCGCGACGACCGGGTTCTGCTGGCGGCGTTGCAGGCCGAGACACTGGTTCTGAACGCCGGGGCCCGGCGTTCGGACCTCGATGCGGCGGTCCGGTCCGCGCACCGGGCGCATCGGCTCGCCCGACGCCGCGACAAGGCGGAGCGCACACCCGGCAGCCGCCTTCAGCTGGCGCTCGCGCAGGACCTCGCCGCGCGGACGCGGCACCTCGCCGACGCCCGCGTCACGACATGA
- a CDS encoding esterase/lipase family protein yields the protein MAEVFEINHPAEGKLDVVFLHGLDGDARGSWTAGGPDMFWPRWLADDLETAAVWSVGYDARSSGWRGRSMSVADRSVNLLALLQNHDIGTRPLILVAHSMGGLIAKEMLLLAAEGRTEHAPFAAAARGVVFLSTPHNGSGLTRAVDALSHLYRGTPAVADLRRNGAYLRHLNDRYRDWVDDSGVANLVFFESRPTLGRRVVDEASANPGIARVRPIGVDADHIDICKPVSRRALVYGQVLRFIRRCADGPGPAPVRVDGANYGSIVIGDGNTVGPW from the coding sequence ATGGCGGAGGTCTTCGAGATCAATCACCCTGCCGAGGGCAAGCTGGACGTGGTCTTCCTGCACGGGCTCGACGGCGACGCCCGCGGGTCGTGGACGGCCGGCGGGCCGGACATGTTCTGGCCGCGGTGGCTCGCGGACGACCTGGAGACCGCCGCGGTCTGGTCCGTCGGCTACGACGCGCGGTCCAGCGGCTGGCGGGGCCGGTCGATGAGCGTGGCCGATCGATCGGTCAATCTGCTGGCGCTGCTGCAGAACCACGACATCGGCACCCGGCCGCTGATCCTGGTGGCGCACAGCATGGGCGGGCTGATCGCCAAGGAGATGCTGCTGCTCGCCGCCGAGGGGCGCACGGAACACGCCCCGTTCGCCGCCGCCGCCCGGGGCGTGGTCTTCCTGTCGACACCGCACAACGGCAGCGGACTGACCCGGGCGGTCGACGCCCTGTCCCACCTGTACCGGGGCACGCCCGCCGTCGCGGACCTGCGGCGCAACGGCGCGTACCTGCGGCACCTCAACGATCGCTACCGGGACTGGGTGGACGACTCGGGCGTCGCGAACCTGGTCTTCTTCGAGAGCCGCCCGACGCTCGGCCGGCGGGTGGTCGACGAGGCGTCCGCCAATCCGGGCATCGCCCGTGTGCGGCCGATCGGCGTCGACGCCGACCACATCGACATCTGCAAGCCGGTCAGCCGGCGGGCACTGGTCTACGGCCAGGTCCTGCGGTTCATCAGGCGCTGCGCCGACGGACCCGGCCCCGCACCGGTACGGGTCGACGGCGCCAACTACGGCAGCATCGTGATCGGCGACGGGAACACCGTAGGACCGTGGTGA